One segment of Aulosira sp. FACHB-615 DNA contains the following:
- the gyrA gene encoding DNA gyrase subunit A, whose protein sequence is MAKQLNLLSTGQVITTALHTEMQRSYLEYAMSVIVGRALPDVRDGLKPVHRRILYAMHELGLTPDRPYRKCARVVGDVLGKYHPHGDQAVYDALVRLVQDFSSRYPLLAGHGNFGSVDNDPPAAMRYTETRLASISHEGMLTEIGEETVEFIGNFDNSQQEPTVLPAQLPFLLLNGCAGIAVGMATNIPPHNLGEIVDGLIALIDQPDLADEKLLELIPGPDFPTGGEIVGDAGIREAYTTGKGGIILRGVAQIEEVAGGKGTKRRTAIVITELPYQVNKAGWIEKVAELVNQGRLQGISDIRDESDREGMRVVIELKRDTNPQEVLQHLYHQTALQTNFGAILLAIVEGQPRQLSLRQLLQEFLNFREATLNRRYSYELGKAESRLHIVEGLLKALSQVDEVISILRQAADGSTAKMNLSSQLNLSETQADAILAMPLRRLTSLEQQNLQQEFEQLTSQIALLQNLLSDRRELLKSLKKDLRSLKRKYNDPRRTKLGLSVAEEFPKSKTAEGSRSRKTEETEESPAIEQPAEDAILEFTQRGYVRRLATTGKKSKVENGLPDNDFLIQTELTDTNQDLLILTSGGKVYPVRVGDIPLTTGRSPRGTPLITTLTTTAQGSQEPVVSRFLLPADFDSKQMILLTKQGRIKRLSLAEFTNLTRRGITIVKLKDDDELLFTQFTTTGEHLILASSGGRLLRFAVNDEQLTVMGRTAMGLQAFRLLRNQQMVGCATVGKDDQLLLVTQQGYAKRMPASQLRAANRGDLGTQALKFASKTDNLASMVKATTPEVALITNKERVVRLTVDTVPVLTRDTTGESILQLNRDEKIIAVVDVRSHLVQS, encoded by the coding sequence GTTTAACACCAGACAGACCGTATCGTAAATGTGCGCGTGTGGTGGGTGATGTACTAGGTAAATACCACCCCCACGGTGATCAAGCAGTTTATGATGCTTTGGTGAGGTTGGTGCAAGATTTTTCCAGCCGTTATCCTTTACTAGCAGGACATGGCAATTTTGGCAGCGTGGATAATGACCCACCAGCCGCCATGCGTTACACCGAAACTCGTTTAGCATCCATTAGCCATGAGGGGATGCTGACAGAAATCGGTGAAGAAACTGTAGAATTTATCGGCAACTTTGATAATTCCCAGCAAGAACCCACAGTATTACCTGCACAGTTACCCTTTTTGTTACTCAATGGTTGTGCGGGAATTGCTGTGGGTATGGCCACGAATATTCCGCCGCACAATTTGGGGGAAATTGTTGATGGCTTAATTGCTTTAATCGACCAGCCAGATTTAGCGGATGAAAAGTTATTAGAGTTAATTCCAGGGCCAGACTTTCCTACTGGTGGGGAAATTGTGGGTGATGCAGGCATTAGAGAAGCATACACCACAGGTAAAGGTGGAATTATCTTACGGGGTGTTGCCCAAATTGAAGAAGTTGCTGGCGGGAAGGGAACAAAGCGCCGGACAGCCATTGTAATTACGGAATTGCCTTATCAAGTGAATAAGGCTGGCTGGATTGAAAAGGTCGCAGAGTTAGTTAACCAAGGACGCTTGCAGGGTATTTCTGATATTCGTGATGAAAGCGATCGCGAAGGGATGCGGGTAGTCATTGAACTCAAACGTGATACAAATCCCCAAGAAGTATTGCAACATTTGTATCATCAAACTGCTTTACAAACTAATTTTGGGGCAATTTTACTGGCAATTGTCGAAGGACAACCCCGGCAATTAAGCCTGCGTCAATTGTTACAAGAGTTTCTCAATTTCCGAGAAGCAACCCTCAACCGTCGCTATAGTTACGAATTAGGTAAAGCTGAAAGTCGCTTGCATATAGTTGAGGGTTTACTCAAAGCCTTATCTCAAGTCGATGAAGTGATTAGCATTTTGCGCCAAGCTGCTGACGGTAGTACAGCCAAAATGAATTTGAGTAGCCAGTTAAATTTAAGTGAGACGCAAGCAGACGCAATTTTAGCTATGCCTTTGCGGCGCTTAACAAGTTTAGAACAACAGAATTTGCAGCAAGAATTTGAGCAACTCACTTCACAAATTGCCTTATTGCAAAACTTACTTAGCGATCGCCGGGAATTGTTAAAGTCACTGAAAAAAGATTTGCGATCGCTCAAGCGCAAGTATAATGATCCGCGACGTACTAAGCTAGGCCTCAGCGTAGCCGAGGAATTCCCAAAAAGCAAAACAGCAGAAGGTTCTAGAAGTCGTAAAACCGAAGAAACTGAAGAAAGTCCCGCCATCGAACAGCCTGCGGAAGACGCAATTCTGGAGTTTACCCAACGGGGTTATGTCCGTCGCCTAGCCACCACTGGGAAAAAATCAAAAGTAGAAAATGGTCTACCAGACAATGATTTCCTCATCCAAACGGAATTAACCGATACAAACCAAGATTTACTCATTCTGACCAGTGGTGGCAAAGTTTATCCTGTGCGAGTCGGCGACATTCCCTTAACTACGGGTCGTTCTCCACGGGGAACACCATTAATTACCACACTCACCACTACAGCCCAAGGCAGTCAAGAACCTGTTGTCAGCCGCTTTTTATTACCAGCAGATTTCGACTCCAAGCAAATGATTCTCCTGACAAAACAAGGCAGAATCAAGCGGTTATCTTTGGCAGAATTTACTAACCTGACTCGTCGCGGAATCACAATTGTCAAACTCAAAGACGATGATGAATTGTTATTTACTCAGTTCACCACCACAGGAGAACATTTAATTTTAGCTAGTTCCGGTGGGCGATTATTGCGGTTTGCGGTGAATGACGAACAGTTAACTGTTATGGGTAGAACCGCGATGGGTTTACAAGCCTTTCGACTGTTGCGAAATCAGCAGATGGTTGGCTGTGCAACTGTGGGTAAAGATGACCAATTGCTGTTAGTGACTCAACAAGGATACGCCAAGCGGATGCCCGCAAGTCAATTAAGAGCAGCGAACCGTGGCGATTTAGGTACACAAGCACTGAAGTTTGCGAGTAAAACCGACAACTTAGCCAGTATGGTGAAGGCAACTACCCCAGAAGTCGCACTCATCACCAATAAAGAGCGTGTAGTCCGGCTAACTGTAGATACAGTCCCGGTTTTGACTAGAGATACAACAGGCGAAAGCATTCTGCAACTCAATCGAGATGAGAAAATTATTGCTGTTGTTGATGTGCGCTCTCATCTGGTTCAGTCTTGA